Proteins found in one Nostoc sp. NIES-3756 genomic segment:
- a CDS encoding SDR family NAD(P)-dependent oxidoreductase, which yields MFNTLVVAGASRGIGLAVATHLAPKSHRLLAVSRTSAPVGEWVSADLSSLSGVETTAKAVGSDVLDALLYMGGTWETNAFTPQYNFEHCADEDITQVIKVNLVAPIRLVKALLPALRRSANPKIIFMGALSGLDNFPSREVANSASKFGLRGVVHALREELRSQQISVTVINPGNVGTPEVLEDLGKNTLLGGKAIPLSDLLSIIDCILSLSRETCLKEIDVAAMLGNGA from the coding sequence ATGTTTAATACTCTTGTTGTTGCCGGTGCTAGTCGTGGAATTGGTCTTGCGGTTGCCACACACCTTGCACCCAAGTCCCACCGATTACTAGCTGTATCTCGTACATCAGCACCTGTTGGGGAGTGGGTAAGCGCTGATTTATCTTCCCTGTCTGGTGTGGAAACAACTGCAAAAGCAGTCGGTAGCGATGTATTAGATGCCTTGTTGTATATGGGAGGGACATGGGAAACAAACGCCTTCACCCCTCAGTACAACTTTGAGCATTGTGCAGATGAAGATATTACACAAGTTATCAAAGTGAACTTAGTCGCCCCAATTCGTCTAGTCAAAGCCCTTCTGCCTGCACTCCGACGCTCTGCAAATCCGAAAATTATCTTTATGGGGGCGCTGTCTGGACTGGATAATTTTCCTTCCAGAGAAGTGGCAAACTCAGCATCTAAGTTTGGTTTACGTGGTGTAGTTCATGCGCTGCGAGAGGAACTCAGGTCTCAACAGATTAGTGTCACTGTGATTAATCCTGGTAACGTCGGAACGCCAGAAGTCCTTGAGGATTTGGGAAAAAACACGCTTTTAGGTGGTAAGGCCATTCCTCTCAGTGACCTACTAAGTATAATCGACTGCATCCTGTCTTTGTCTAGAGAAACTTGCCTCAAAGAAATCGATGTAGCTGCAATGCTTGGCAATGGTGCTTAA
- a CDS encoding ATP-binding protein, with protein sequence MKRKIKVPLQMVLIVPFVLQVFGTVGLVGYLSFINGQKAVQDLVNQLMDRTNSIVEQHLTSYLVIPHKVNQINADAIQMGLLDVRNRQTMSKYFWKLMQAYDLSYIGMALTTGEGLGAARYDGKTVTIDDWGAKLPNNGKNYATDNQGNRTRVNSTFDYNNFKESWYTEPIKAGKPIWSRIYSWNGDDSPYITAATGRPIYDAQNRLLGMVGADIHLLKLSEFLRRLDVSRSGQVFIMERNGMLIANSSTQQPFTVVNNQIQRLQTTESPDPAIREISKQIQQQGGGFELINEPKKLQVEWQGERNFVYITPWRDQYGLDWLVVVSVPEKTFMATIHANTQTTIALCLSALAVATVIGYFTSVWITRPILHMKLASGAIASGKLDQEIDSSNIQELDILAQSFNYMAGQLKESFTALEISKVELEDRVEARTAELKTALTQLQRTQAQVIQGEKMSSLGQLVAGVAHEINNPVNFIHGNITHLNEYTQDLLRMIYLYQELYPEDNPEIQALAEEIDLEFLTQDLQKMLSSIKMGTDRIRSIVLSLRNFSRMDEAEFKAVNLHEGIESTLLILQHRLKDKPEYPAIEVIREYGDLPPIECYPGQLNQVFMNILVNAIDALDEVNIKRTYEENKENPSKITIRTCVIDSQWVEIAIADNGPGIPEQVKSRLFDPFFTTKPVGKGTGMGMAISYQIITEKHNGKLECFSTLGQGSEFKIQIPIQQKSH encoded by the coding sequence ATGAAAAGAAAAATTAAAGTTCCATTACAGATGGTTTTGATTGTTCCGTTTGTATTGCAAGTTTTCGGAACTGTGGGTTTGGTTGGCTATTTGTCATTTATAAATGGACAGAAGGCTGTGCAAGATTTAGTAAATCAATTAATGGATCGAACTAATAGCATAGTCGAGCAACACCTCACTTCTTATCTGGTCATTCCCCATAAGGTTAATCAAATTAATGCTGATGCCATTCAAATGGGATTATTGGATGTGCGCAATCGCCAAACCATGAGCAAGTATTTTTGGAAACTTATGCAGGCTTATGACCTTAGCTATATAGGTATGGCTTTAACAACTGGTGAAGGATTAGGGGCGGCTCGTTATGATGGAAAAACGGTAACAATTGATGATTGGGGGGCTAAATTACCAAATAATGGTAAAAACTATGCAACTGATAACCAAGGTAATCGTACACGAGTAAATAGCACATTTGATTACAACAACTTCAAAGAAAGTTGGTATACAGAACCCATCAAAGCAGGCAAACCCATCTGGTCACGCATCTACAGTTGGAATGGTGATGATAGTCCATATATTACTGCTGCTACGGGTCGCCCTATTTACGATGCCCAAAATCGATTGTTGGGGATGGTTGGTGCTGATATTCATCTGCTGAAGCTGAGTGAATTTTTGCGGCGTTTGGATGTTAGCCGTTCAGGACAGGTTTTCATTATGGAACGGAATGGTATGTTAATTGCTAACTCCAGCACTCAGCAACCGTTCACTGTAGTCAATAATCAAATCCAACGGTTACAAACCACCGAAAGCCCAGACCCCGCAATCAGAGAAATTTCTAAACAGATTCAGCAACAAGGAGGTGGATTTGAATTAATTAATGAACCTAAAAAATTGCAAGTTGAATGGCAAGGGGAGCGTAATTTTGTCTATATCACTCCTTGGCGTGACCAATATGGACTAGATTGGCTGGTGGTGGTGAGTGTACCTGAAAAAACCTTTATGGCTACAATACACGCCAATACGCAAACAACGATCGCTCTTTGTTTAAGTGCATTAGCTGTAGCCACTGTGATTGGTTATTTCACCTCGGTCTGGATTACCCGCCCGATTTTACACATGAAATTGGCAAGTGGGGCGATCGCATCTGGTAAATTAGACCAAGAGATTGATAGTAGCAATATTCAGGAACTCGATATCCTGGCTCAATCGTTTAATTACATGGCTGGGCAATTAAAAGAATCTTTTACGGCTTTAGAAATTAGCAAAGTAGAACTAGAAGACCGAGTAGAAGCACGTACTGCTGAACTCAAAACTGCCTTAACCCAATTACAACGCACCCAAGCCCAGGTAATTCAAGGCGAAAAAATGTCTAGTTTGGGTCAGTTAGTAGCAGGTGTTGCCCATGAAATCAATAATCCGGTGAACTTTATTCATGGCAATATTACCCACCTGAATGAATACACTCAAGATTTATTGAGGATGATTTATCTCTATCAGGAACTTTATCCTGAAGATAATCCAGAAATACAAGCCTTAGCCGAAGAAATCGATTTAGAGTTTTTGACTCAAGATTTACAGAAAATGCTCTCGTCCATAAAAATGGGAACCGATCGCATTCGTAGCATTGTATTATCACTGCGTAATTTTTCCCGCATGGATGAAGCGGAATTTAAAGCAGTTAACCTTCATGAAGGTATCGAAAGTACACTATTGATTCTGCAACACCGTTTGAAAGATAAGCCAGAGTATCCAGCAATTGAAGTTATCCGCGAATATGGCGACTTACCACCAATAGAATGTTATCCTGGTCAACTTAATCAAGTTTTCATGAATATTCTCGTCAACGCCATTGATGCTTTAGATGAGGTAAACATCAAGCGCACCTATGAGGAAAACAAGGAAAATCCTAGTAAAATTACCATTCGTACTTGTGTTATTGATAGTCAGTGGGTAGAGATAGCGATCGCAGATAATGGCCCAGGTATCCCAGAACAAGTGAAATCCCGGCTCTTTGACCCGTTCTTTACCACCAAGCCTGTAGGCAAAGGTACAGGTATGGGCATGGCCATCAGCTATCAAATCATTACGGAAAAGCATAATGGCAAATTAGAGTGTTTTTCCACTCTTGGTCAAGGGTCTGAGTTTAAAATTCAAATACCTATTCAGCAAAAAAGTCATTAG
- a CDS encoding 30S ribosomal protein S1 has protein sequence MVNQNLTATEIGFTHEDFAALLDKYDYHFSPGDIVPGTVFSIEPRGALIDIGAKTAAYIPIQEMSINRVDAPEEVLQSNETREFFILTDENEDGQLTLSIRRIEYMRAWERVRQLQAEDATVRSGVFATNRGGALVRIEGLRGFIPGSHISTRKPKEELVGEELPLKFLEVDEERNRLVLSHRRALVERKMNRLEVGEVVIGTVRGIKPYGAFIDIGGVSGLLHISEISHEHIDTPHSVFNVNDEVKVMIIDLDAERGRISLSTKQLEPEPGDMIKNRDLVYDKAEEMAAKYREQLLAKQQGITLPVEGAEDVIEEEIEIPSATEDAVVEEEIPAAIEE, from the coding sequence ATGGTCAATCAGAATTTAACCGCTACAGAAATTGGATTTACTCACGAGGATTTCGCTGCCCTACTTGACAAGTACGACTATCACTTTAGTCCTGGGGACATCGTACCAGGTACAGTTTTTAGTATAGAACCGCGCGGCGCTCTGATTGACATAGGTGCTAAAACAGCAGCATATATACCTATACAAGAAATGTCTATAAACCGGGTCGATGCCCCGGAAGAAGTTTTACAATCAAACGAAACCAGAGAATTTTTCATCCTCACAGATGAAAACGAAGATGGACAGTTAACCCTATCCATCCGTCGTATCGAATATATGCGCGCTTGGGAGCGTGTACGCCAATTGCAAGCAGAAGACGCTACAGTACGCTCTGGCGTGTTTGCTACCAATCGTGGTGGTGCTTTGGTAAGAATCGAAGGACTCCGAGGCTTTATTCCTGGTTCTCACATCAGCACTCGCAAACCCAAAGAAGAATTAGTAGGCGAAGAACTACCCTTAAAATTCTTAGAAGTAGACGAAGAGCGTAACCGTCTTGTACTATCTCATCGTCGCGCATTAGTTGAGCGCAAGATGAACCGCCTAGAAGTGGGCGAAGTAGTTATCGGTACAGTTCGCGGTATCAAGCCTTACGGTGCATTCATCGATATCGGTGGTGTTAGTGGCTTGTTACACATCTCAGAAATTTCCCACGAACATATTGATACACCCCACAGCGTGTTCAACGTCAATGATGAAGTGAAAGTAATGATCATTGACTTGGATGCGGAAAGAGGCAGAATTTCCTTATCTACCAAGCAGTTAGAACCAGAACCCGGTGACATGATCAAAAACCGTGATTTGGTTTACGATAAAGCTGAAGAAATGGCAGCTAAATACAGAGAACAATTGCTTGCCAAACAACAAGGTATTACTCTACCAGTTGAAGGTGCAGAAGATGTAATTGAGGAAGAAATTGAAATTCCTTCTGCTACTGAAGACGCTGTAGTTGAAGAAGAAATTCCAGCAGCTATTGAAGAGTAA
- a CDS encoding ABC transporter substrate-binding protein — translation MNWFALFGRRWRWMTKFVSLFCLCLFLVVSCTPRTQTTTPTSGTTNAPAGDGRITVGTTGKPRTLDPADAYELASLGVVFNLSDRLYTYEPGSTEIKPQLATALPKVSPDGLTYTIPLRQGVVFHDGTPFNAKAMEFSIRRFIENKGKPSFLLTDTVASVKATGDYELTIQLKKPFAAFPSLLAFAGICAVSPTAYEIGTGKFKPDTFVGTGPYKLVQYGTDSLRFDVFDKYWGEKPKNKGVNLQIQTSPVNLFNAFRTGAVDVAYQSLQPDQIRSLEDGAKKGDWQSITSQGSVITIMALNRNQQPLDKLEVRQAIASIVDRQTLNTRALFGQAEPLYSLIPTTFNVSQPVFKEKYTDTNFDKAKQLLTAAGFSPTNPAKVQIWYPSSSAPRRLAAQTLKAIADQNLGGILQIEVSTVEGATFYKDITKGIYPVALVDWYPDFLDPDNYVQPFLSCQKGSVAKGCEDGGSQTQGSFYYNEAVNKLIDQQRQELNAANRQKIFAQIQNQLSIDIPYIPLWQSKDFVFARQGVNNVQLDPSQILVYKSIVKG, via the coding sequence ATGAATTGGTTTGCTTTGTTTGGAAGACGGTGGAGATGGATGACAAAATTCGTCTCTTTGTTCTGTCTTTGTTTATTTTTAGTTGTCAGTTGTACACCACGCACACAAACGACTACACCAACATCTGGTACTACTAATGCTCCCGCAGGGGATGGGCGGATTACAGTAGGGACGACAGGTAAGCCAAGAACGCTAGACCCGGCTGATGCTTATGAACTAGCATCATTGGGTGTGGTATTTAATTTGAGCGATCGCCTATATACTTATGAACCAGGTAGCACAGAAATTAAACCGCAACTGGCTACAGCATTACCAAAAGTCAGCCCAGATGGTTTAACCTACACCATACCCTTACGTCAGGGAGTGGTGTTTCATGATGGCACGCCGTTTAATGCCAAAGCAATGGAATTTAGTATCCGGCGTTTTATTGAAAATAAAGGCAAACCCTCTTTCTTACTAACTGATACTGTCGCGTCGGTAAAAGCTACAGGTGATTATGAATTAACAATTCAATTGAAAAAACCCTTCGCAGCCTTTCCTTCACTGTTAGCATTTGCCGGAATTTGTGCAGTTTCCCCCACAGCTTATGAAATTGGTACTGGTAAATTTAAACCAGATACTTTTGTGGGTACTGGGCCTTACAAATTAGTACAGTATGGAACAGATTCATTACGCTTTGATGTATTTGATAAATATTGGGGAGAAAAACCCAAAAATAAAGGCGTGAATTTGCAGATTCAAACTAGTCCAGTGAATTTGTTTAATGCCTTTCGTACTGGCGCAGTAGATGTAGCTTATCAGTCTTTACAACCAGACCAAATTAGGAGTTTGGAAGATGGCGCTAAAAAAGGAGATTGGCAATCAATAACATCTCAAGGTAGTGTCATTACTATCATGGCGTTGAACCGCAATCAACAGCCTTTAGATAAACTAGAAGTTAGACAAGCAATAGCATCAATAGTTGACCGTCAAACTTTAAATACCAGAGCCTTATTTGGTCAAGCTGAACCACTTTACAGCTTAATTCCCACTACTTTTAATGTTTCCCAACCAGTATTTAAAGAAAAGTACACTGATACTAACTTCGACAAAGCTAAACAATTGTTAACTGCGGCGGGTTTTTCGCCAACAAATCCGGCAAAAGTGCAAATTTGGTATCCTTCGAGTTCAGCACCCCGGCGTTTGGCAGCCCAAACATTAAAAGCGATCGCCGATCAAAATCTCGGTGGTATACTTCAGATTGAAGTTAGCACAGTCGAAGGCGCTACCTTTTATAAAGACATCACCAAAGGTATATATCCGGTCGCTTTAGTTGACTGGTATCCCGACTTTTTAGACCCAGATAATTATGTACAACCATTCTTATCTTGTCAAAAAGGTTCAGTTGCTAAAGGATGTGAAGATGGCGGTAGTCAAACTCAAGGTTCCTTTTACTATAATGAAGCCGTCAATAAATTAATTGACCAGCAACGCCAAGAGCTAAATGCTGCAAACCGTCAGAAAATATTTGCCCAAATTCAAAATCAATTATCAATCGATATACCTTATATTCCCTTGTGGCAAAGCAAAGACTTCGTATTTGCTCGACAAGGCGTAAATAACGTACAACTTGACCCATCACAAATTCTCGTCTATAAGTCAATAGTCAAGGGTTAG
- a CDS encoding Uma2 family endonuclease: protein MLQVKPRFQSFEEYLSYDDGTDKLYELFNGELIEMPPESGINVEIATFLLIQFASLLGYQRVRGHGLELEVRGEPRNRYPDLTIIREEHIQQLAKRNTIRLSMLPPLLVIEVVSPGELQRDRDFIAKRSQYQDCGIPEYWIIDPETKTILVLQLTDKTYTEVGNFYSDDLVISPQFTQLNLKASQIFASLNQD from the coding sequence ATGCTACAAGTAAAACCACGATTTCAAAGTTTTGAAGAATACCTATCTTATGATGATGGCACAGATAAACTCTATGAATTATTTAATGGAGAATTAATTGAAATGCCACCCGAATCAGGGATTAATGTTGAAATTGCCACATTTTTATTAATTCAATTTGCATCTTTATTAGGTTATCAAAGAGTGCGGGGACATGGTTTAGAATTGGAAGTCAGAGGAGAACCCAGAAACCGTTATCCTGACTTAACAATTATTCGAGAAGAGCATATTCAGCAGTTAGCAAAGCGTAATACTATTCGCCTATCAATGCTACCGCCTCTACTGGTAATTGAAGTAGTTAGTCCTGGGGAATTGCAAAGAGACAGAGATTTTATAGCCAAGCGATCGCAGTATCAAGATTGTGGTATTCCTGAATATTGGATTATTGACCCCGAAACTAAAACTATATTAGTTTTACAACTCACCGATAAAACATACACTGAAGTAGGTAACTTTTATAGTGATGATTTAGTTATATCTCCACAATTTACACAACTAAATCTCAAAGCATCTCAAATATTTGCATCATTAAATCAAGATTAA
- a CDS encoding Uma2 family endonuclease, translated as MQNTETTLQLRLWTVAEYHRMAEAGIFGADERVELLEGKIIWMIAKGTAHRSAVGRTDYLFKNRLGTQAWVSVQDPVKLNDRSEPEPDIAVVKVDTLDYADHHPTPSEVYLIIEVADSSLKLDCETKAKAYSQAGIRDYWVLDVVNRQLHVFREPTPEGYKTEKILSEDTAIAPLEFPDLQILVLEMLPPVMRS; from the coding sequence ATGCAAAACACAGAAACAACATTACAACTTCGTCTGTGGACAGTTGCAGAATATCACCGAATGGCTGAGGCTGGTATCTTTGGCGCAGACGAACGGGTGGAACTTTTAGAAGGGAAGATTATTTGGATGATAGCTAAAGGAACAGCTCATAGATCAGCAGTAGGAAGGACGGATTACTTATTTAAAAATAGGTTAGGAACACAAGCTTGGGTATCCGTTCAAGACCCTGTAAAGTTAAACGATCGCTCTGAACCAGAACCAGATATTGCTGTTGTAAAAGTAGACACTTTAGATTACGCAGACCACCATCCTACACCATCTGAAGTTTACCTAATTATTGAGGTAGCAGATAGCAGCTTAAAATTAGATTGTGAAACTAAAGCCAAAGCTTATTCGCAAGCGGGGATTCGAGATTATTGGGTGTTAGATGTAGTTAATCGTCAATTGCACGTTTTTCGAGAACCAACTCCAGAAGGGTATAAAACAGAAAAAATCTTATCAGAAGATACAGCGATCGCACCCTTAGAGTTTCCTGATTTGCAGATTTTGGTTTTAGAAATGTTACCACCAGTGATGAGAAGTTAA
- a CDS encoding ABC transporter permease, with translation MSRSKALQYYIVSRLLFAPLQLFTIVTIVFLLLRATSGDPVDAILGGRASETVKQQYREQLGLNRPLFIQYLNYLGDLLRFDLGTSLSSQGKSVWNIIGQHFPATVELAVFSMAVAFIVGILVGTLSASRPGTSFDLGGRLFGIITYALPMFWAGMLLQLIFSIQLGWFPNSNRLPPNIDPPVSITGLYTLDSLLRGNFDLFLTSIHHLALPSITLGVLLSGIFERIVRVNLKQTLKADYVEAARARGIAENKILVSHALKNALIPVITVLGLTFASLLGGAVLTEVTFSWPGLANRLYQAISERDYPTVQGVLIFFGAIVVSASILIDILNAYVDPRIRY, from the coding sequence ATGTCTCGCTCCAAAGCCCTACAATATTACATTGTCTCTCGGTTACTATTTGCACCCCTGCAATTATTCACCATTGTGACGATTGTATTTTTACTACTCAGAGCCACATCAGGAGATCCAGTAGATGCAATTCTGGGTGGACGCGCATCAGAAACTGTTAAACAGCAATATCGAGAACAACTAGGTTTAAACCGACCCTTATTTATACAGTACCTAAACTATTTGGGTGATTTACTAAGGTTTGATTTAGGTACATCCTTAAGTAGCCAGGGAAAATCTGTCTGGAATATCATTGGACAACATTTTCCGGCGACAGTGGAGTTAGCAGTATTTAGTATGGCTGTTGCTTTTATTGTCGGAATATTGGTAGGTACACTTTCCGCCTCTCGTCCTGGAACGTCGTTTGACCTTGGCGGACGGTTATTTGGGATTATTACCTATGCACTACCAATGTTCTGGGCGGGAATGCTATTGCAGTTGATTTTCTCGATACAATTGGGCTGGTTTCCCAACTCCAACCGTTTACCACCCAATATAGACCCTCCTGTGTCAATTACTGGGCTTTACACCCTTGATAGCTTACTCCGGGGCAATTTTGATTTATTTTTGACATCCATACATCATTTAGCGCTCCCTAGTATCACTCTAGGAGTTTTGCTCAGTGGAATTTTTGAGCGCATTGTGAGAGTCAATTTAAAGCAAACACTCAAAGCTGATTATGTAGAAGCAGCTAGAGCAAGGGGGATTGCTGAAAATAAGATTTTAGTTTCTCACGCTTTAAAAAATGCCTTAATTCCTGTGATTACTGTCTTAGGATTAACCTTTGCTTCTCTGCTAGGTGGAGCAGTTTTGACTGAGGTAACATTTTCTTGGCCTGGGTTAGCAAATAGGTTATATCAGGCTATCTCTGAACGTGATTATCCTACAGTTCAAGGTGTACTGATATTTTTTGGGGCAATTGTAGTGTCAGCCAGTATTTTGATTGATATTCTCAATGCTTATGTTGACCCACGCATCCGTTATTAA
- the psbB gene encoding photosystem II chlorophyll-binding protein CP47 — MGLPWYRVHTVVLNDPGRLISVHLMHTALVAGWAGSMALYELAIYDPSDPVLNPMWRQGMFVLPFMARLGVTQSWGGWSVTGGPATDPGFWSFEGVAAAHIVLSGLLFLAAVWHWVYWDLELFRDPRTGEPALDLPKMFGIHLFLSGLLCFGFGAFHLTGLFGPGMWISDPYGVTGSVQPVAPEWGPEGFNPFNPGGVVAHHIAAGIVGIIAGLFHLTVRPPERLYKALRMGNIETVLSSSIAAVFFAAFVVAGTMWYGNATTPIELFGPTRYQWDQGYFHQEIERRVQSSVAQGASLSEAWSQIPEKLAFYDYVGNSPAKGGLFRTGPMVKGDGIAQSWQGHGVFKDSEGRELTVRRLPNFFETFPVILTDADGVVRADIPFRRAESKYSFEQTGVTVSFYGGDLDGKTFTDPADVKKYARKAQGGEIFEFDRETLNSDGVFRTSPRGWFTFGHAVFALLFFFGHLWHGARTIYRDVFAGVEADLEEQVEWGLFQKVGDKSTRVRKEA, encoded by the coding sequence ATGGGACTACCCTGGTACCGAGTACATACAGTTGTTCTGAATGATCCAGGGCGACTGATTTCTGTACACTTGATGCACACAGCCCTGGTGGCAGGCTGGGCTGGTTCGATGGCACTATACGAACTAGCTATTTATGACCCTAGCGACCCAGTTCTCAACCCAATGTGGCGGCAAGGCATGTTCGTGCTACCCTTCATGGCACGATTAGGCGTTACCCAATCTTGGGGCGGTTGGAGCGTGACTGGTGGCCCAGCAACTGACCCAGGTTTCTGGTCATTTGAAGGCGTTGCTGCTGCGCATATCGTTCTTTCTGGTCTATTGTTCCTAGCTGCCGTATGGCACTGGGTTTACTGGGATTTGGAACTCTTCAGAGATCCTCGCACCGGTGAACCTGCTCTAGACTTGCCAAAAATGTTTGGCATTCACCTGTTCTTATCTGGTTTACTTTGTTTCGGCTTCGGTGCTTTCCACCTGACCGGCTTATTTGGCCCAGGAATGTGGATTTCTGACCCCTATGGGGTAACTGGTAGCGTCCAGCCAGTAGCACCAGAATGGGGGCCAGAGGGATTTAACCCATTCAACCCAGGCGGTGTTGTAGCTCACCACATTGCTGCGGGGATTGTCGGTATTATTGCTGGTTTATTCCACCTCACAGTTAGACCACCCGAAAGGCTCTACAAAGCCCTGCGGATGGGTAACATTGAAACCGTACTTTCCAGCAGTATCGCCGCAGTATTCTTTGCAGCTTTCGTAGTTGCTGGAACCATGTGGTACGGTAACGCTACCACTCCTATAGAGTTGTTCGGCCCCACCCGTTACCAATGGGATCAAGGCTACTTCCATCAAGAAATTGAGCGTCGCGTGCAATCAAGCGTAGCTCAAGGTGCAAGCCTCTCTGAAGCTTGGTCACAAATTCCTGAAAAACTAGCATTCTACGATTACGTAGGTAACAGCCCCGCTAAAGGTGGTTTGTTCCGTACCGGGCCAATGGTTAAAGGTGATGGTATTGCCCAATCTTGGCAAGGTCATGGTGTATTCAAGGATTCTGAAGGACGCGAACTAACAGTACGTCGTCTGCCTAACTTCTTTGAAACCTTCCCAGTCATCTTGACCGACGCTGATGGTGTTGTCCGCGCTGACATCCCCTTCCGTCGGGCAGAATCTAAGTATAGCTTTGAGCAAACTGGTGTAACAGTTAGCTTCTACGGTGGCGATTTGGATGGTAAAACCTTTACTGACCCCGCCGACGTGAAGAAATATGCTCGTAAAGCTCAAGGCGGCGAAATCTTTGAATTTGACCGTGAAACCTTAAACTCTGATGGTGTATTCCGTACATCTCCCAGAGGTTGGTTTACCTTCGGTCATGCTGTATTTGCTCTATTATTCTTCTTTGGTCATCTTTGGCACGGCGCTCGGACAATCTACCGAGACGTATTCGCCGGTGTGGAAGCGGATCTAGAAGAACAAGTAGAGTGGGGTCTATTCCAGAAAGTGGGTGACAAGTCAACCCGCGTCCGGAAGGAAGCTTAA
- a CDS encoding photosystem II reaction center protein T, whose protein sequence is MESVAYILILTLAIGVLFFAIAFREPPRIERKEK, encoded by the coding sequence ATGGAAAGCGTTGCTTACATTTTAATTTTGACCCTAGCAATAGGTGTTCTCTTTTTTGCGATCGCATTCCGCGAACCACCCCGCATTGAGAGAAAAGAGAAGTAA
- a CDS encoding HAD family hydrolase translates to MATIKCKNITFTNIQAILFDKNGTLENSEVYLRSLGQKAARIIDAQIPGIGEPLLMAYGINGDTLDPAGIMAVASRRETEIATAAYIAETGKGWFDSLRTARQALDDAEKYIGITPAPLFTGVLEILQSLSAPGLKLGIVSAASTQEVTNFVTHHQLSNYIQAQIGVDDGPSKPDPILFFQACQTLGVEPSATLMVGDAVGDVQLARNAKAAGCIGISWINKPHNVQGADVVISRLDEIQIVEG, encoded by the coding sequence GTGGCAACTATTAAGTGTAAAAACATTACATTTACTAACATTCAAGCAATTTTATTTGATAAAAATGGTACTTTAGAAAATTCAGAAGTTTACTTGCGATCGCTCGGACAAAAAGCAGCCAGAATCATAGACGCTCAAATTCCTGGTATTGGCGAACCTTTATTAATGGCTTATGGCATCAACGGCGATACTCTCGACCCAGCCGGTATAATGGCAGTAGCCAGCCGCCGCGAAACAGAAATAGCCACAGCCGCCTACATCGCCGAAACTGGAAAGGGATGGTTTGACTCGCTCAGAACAGCGCGTCAAGCTTTGGATGATGCGGAAAAGTATATTGGTATAACCCCAGCACCTTTATTTACAGGTGTATTAGAAATTTTACAATCATTATCAGCCCCCGGACTCAAACTTGGTATCGTTTCCGCCGCTTCAACCCAAGAAGTAACAAATTTTGTCACCCATCATCAATTAAGTAATTACATCCAAGCGCAAATAGGCGTAGATGACGGCCCTAGTAAACCAGACCCCATATTATTTTTCCAAGCTTGCCAAACTTTAGGAGTGGAACCAAGCGCTACATTAATGGTAGGTGATGCTGTTGGTGATGTGCAATTAGCTCGTAACGCTAAAGCAGCAGGTTGTATTGGTATTAGCTGGATAAACAAACCCCATAATGTGCAAGGCGCAGATGTAGTGATTAGTCGGTTAGATGAAATTCAAATTGTGGAAGGTTAA